The proteins below are encoded in one region of Paeniglutamicibacter cryotolerans:
- the sufU gene encoding Fe-S cluster assembly sulfur transfer protein SufU, which translates to MSGLEQMYQQILLDHAKRRVGEGLLEAVPGHKSGESHQHNPVCGDQIRLRVDVEGIAVHAVSWEGDGCSISMASASILAEMVRDMDRGEFLEVLTELRVLLRSRGTREGNEEILGDAAAFAGVSKFPARVKCAMLAWVAAEAALAAIDVGTPITLG; encoded by the coding sequence ATGAGCGGCCTGGAACAGATGTACCAGCAGATCCTTCTCGACCATGCCAAGCGACGCGTCGGTGAGGGCCTGCTCGAAGCGGTACCCGGCCACAAGTCGGGTGAATCGCATCAGCATAATCCGGTGTGCGGGGACCAGATTCGGCTCCGCGTCGACGTCGAGGGAATCGCCGTCCATGCCGTGAGCTGGGAGGGTGACGGCTGCTCGATTTCGATGGCTTCCGCGTCGATCTTGGCCGAAATGGTGCGGGACATGGACCGCGGGGAGTTCCTCGAGGTCCTGACCGAATTGCGTGTGCTCCTGCGGTCTCGGGGAACCCGCGAAGGTAACGAAGAAATCCTGGGAGACGCCGCAGCGTTTGCCGGAGTCTCCAAGTTCCCGGCACGGGTCAAATGCGCGATGCTGGCCTGGGTCGCGGCAGAGGCTGCGCTGGCAGCGATTGACGTCGGTACCCCGATAACGCTCGGCTAA